A portion of the Stigmatella aurantiaca DW4/3-1 genome contains these proteins:
- a CDS encoding GH25 family lysozyme produces the protein MTWILSLAVLAGCGGMGPEGAEVQDAPAPSTRQEVTVLAVPSNVQSFYAEGRWSNRFGVTGPYYGPLGHRGLDIAASAGQAIPALRSGTVRRVQYSSVVGHTIAVESAPGDFSGYDHVIRTRVSVGDYVQQGDIIAYAAGYGDDHGSAWSGPHLHITRGSTDRCAFGENVSDPAPLIRNVLGTGSGGGTGPGGGSGGIQVSIEEGKILQRVAQRGGYTGPVDGVPGVNTWKGVQTVIKAEGYYTGPVDGVPGELTWKGVQRLAQRGGYTGPVDGFPGQYTYAGLNNWLAQTPGTPPPSGMQGVYGIDVGTTQRDLDFNAIRSAGYQFAIVKAGGSNVSPTYVAPYYAQQVARARAAGLLVGHYWVAGSSSPANDAQYFMDHLYDYRTGDLLVLDNEAIDDGIFWNDSLTATFMQAVKNRLGKAPFLYTYSSLLTSNTWTQTQAVGSKLWIAHYTGTPGNPTIGSAFPSWEMHQYTSSGNQNGIPLDLNVAKLSAFAGLTQPPNGVTAPPPTAIPGGGSGGGGSAPAITPEQGRILQTLARRGGYTGPIDGVPGVNTWIGVQKVLRELGYYEGPADGLPGINTYKGLQLLAQDGGYTGPIDGIPGPNTYNGLQEYLNGTSGGVPPVSNAQGLTLQRLARAGGYTGVLDGVPGTNTWKGFQQIVAGYGYSGPVDGAMGTNSWKALQRFAAKGGYTGPVDGVMGTNGWKGVQTVLKGFGYTGPVDGVMGTNSYAALQRVARLGGYMGPSDGVMGVNSWKGLQTFLSGAGYTGPIDGVPGSNTYKALQSLASRGGYAGPLDGVPGSNTYAGLANLLD, from the coding sequence GTGACATGGATTTTGAGCCTGGCGGTCCTGGCAGGCTGTGGTGGGATGGGCCCGGAGGGCGCCGAGGTTCAGGACGCCCCGGCCCCCTCCACGCGACAAGAGGTCACGGTCCTCGCCGTACCGTCGAACGTGCAATCGTTCTACGCGGAAGGCCGGTGGTCCAATCGCTTCGGGGTGACGGGGCCCTATTACGGCCCCCTGGGCCACCGGGGGCTCGACATCGCCGCCAGTGCCGGACAGGCGATTCCCGCGCTGCGTTCGGGCACCGTCCGCCGCGTCCAGTATTCCTCCGTTGTGGGGCACACCATCGCGGTGGAGTCCGCGCCCGGTGATTTCTCCGGGTACGACCACGTCATCCGCACCCGGGTCTCCGTGGGGGATTACGTCCAGCAGGGGGACATCATCGCCTATGCGGCGGGCTACGGGGATGACCATGGGTCGGCGTGGTCGGGTCCGCACCTCCACATCACCCGGGGCTCCACGGATCGCTGTGCCTTCGGCGAGAACGTGAGCGATCCCGCGCCCCTCATCCGGAACGTGCTCGGCACGGGCTCTGGCGGAGGGACGGGTCCTGGGGGCGGCTCCGGGGGAATTCAGGTCAGCATCGAAGAGGGAAAGATCCTCCAGCGCGTCGCCCAGCGCGGCGGCTACACGGGCCCGGTGGATGGCGTTCCTGGCGTCAATACGTGGAAGGGCGTGCAGACCGTCATCAAGGCCGAGGGCTACTACACCGGCCCTGTCGACGGCGTCCCGGGAGAGCTGACCTGGAAGGGTGTCCAGCGGCTCGCCCAGCGCGGAGGGTACACGGGGCCCGTGGATGGGTTCCCAGGACAGTACACCTACGCGGGCCTCAACAACTGGCTGGCCCAGACGCCTGGAACCCCTCCTCCCTCGGGGATGCAGGGGGTCTACGGGATCGACGTCGGGACGACCCAGCGTGATCTCGACTTCAATGCCATTCGCAGCGCGGGCTACCAGTTCGCGATCGTCAAGGCAGGTGGCTCCAATGTCTCTCCCACCTACGTTGCGCCGTACTATGCCCAGCAGGTTGCCCGGGCCCGCGCGGCGGGATTGCTCGTTGGACATTACTGGGTGGCGGGCTCGTCCAGCCCCGCGAATGATGCTCAGTACTTCATGGATCACTTGTACGACTACCGGACAGGGGATCTCCTGGTGCTCGACAACGAGGCGATTGACGACGGCATCTTCTGGAATGACTCCCTGACCGCGACCTTCATGCAAGCGGTCAAGAACCGTCTGGGCAAGGCCCCGTTCCTGTACACCTACTCGAGCCTGCTCACATCCAACACCTGGACCCAGACTCAGGCCGTGGGCTCCAAGCTGTGGATCGCCCACTACACGGGCACCCCGGGCAACCCGACGATCGGCTCGGCCTTCCCGTCGTGGGAGATGCATCAGTACACCTCGTCCGGCAACCAGAACGGAATCCCGCTCGACTTGAACGTCGCCAAGTTGTCCGCCTTCGCGGGGCTGACCCAGCCGCCGAATGGTGTGACGGCACCGCCTCCGACGGCCATTCCCGGAGGGGGGTCGGGAGGCGGCGGAAGCGCCCCGGCCATCACCCCCGAGCAGGGACGCATCCTGCAAACGCTGGCGCGCCGGGGCGGTTATACCGGCCCCATCGATGGCGTCCCGGGGGTCAATACCTGGATCGGTGTGCAGAAGGTCCTTCGCGAGCTGGGATACTACGAGGGCCCTGCCGACGGCCTTCCGGGCATCAACACCTACAAGGGATTGCAACTGCTGGCCCAGGACGGCGGCTACACGGGGCCCATCGATGGCATTCCCGGGCCCAATACATACAACGGGCTCCAGGAGTACTTGAACGGGACCTCCGGTGGGGTGCCTCCTGTCAGCAACGCGCAAGGCCTGACGCTGCAGCGGCTCGCCCGGGCGGGTGGGTACACGGGTGTTCTGGACGGAGTGCCAGGCACGAACACGTGGAAGGGGTTCCAGCAGATCGTCGCTGGCTACGGCTACTCGGGGCCGGTGGATGGCGCCATGGGCACGAACTCGTGGAAGGCGCTCCAGCGTTTCGCCGCGAAGGGGGGCTACACGGGCCCCGTGGATGGGGTCATGGGAACCAACGGCTGGAAGGGCGTGCAGACCGTCCTGAAGGGTTTTGGCTACACGGGCCCCGTGGATGGGGTCATGGGAACCAACTCCTACGCGGCCCTTCAGCGGGTCGCGCGCTTGGGCGGATACATGGGCCCCAGTGATGGCGTCATGGGGGTGAACTCGTGGAAGGGCCTCCAGACCTTCCTGAGCGGCGCTGGATACACGGGACCCATCGACGGCGTGCCGGGATCGAATACCTACAAAGCGCTCCAGTCCCTGGCGAGCCGGGGCGGCTACGCAGGCCCGCTCGATGGCGTTCCCGGAAGCAATACCTACGCGGGGCTGGCGAAC